Proteins from one Neorhodopirellula lusitana genomic window:
- a CDS encoding SDR family oxidoreductase → MPATAKKKFGPRGWTPERLGSLNGKTYIITGANAGAGFEASRVFLSKGASVVMMNRNADKSAAAIATLKQEYGSDADVTCVPMDLAVLDSVREAAGVLSQKAPRIDAFICNAAIAQVAKQEITVDGFESQLGVNHFGHFLLCGLLYDRIEQSSGRIVVVGSNAYKMGLKRIQFEDLNFDKNYTAWSSYAQSKLAQMMFAYELQRRVEAAGKNVTVQVCHPGASRTNLLKDTASTLNKIVWSILSRIIAQSAEKGSWPEVMCATEVEVEVESKKLYGPTKRSEMVGPIDECPLHECVLDREAAAKLWTLSEQKTSLSWSP, encoded by the coding sequence ATGCCCGCTACCGCGAAAAAGAAATTTGGCCCGAGGGGATGGACTCCAGAGCGTCTGGGTTCGCTCAACGGCAAGACCTATATCATTACTGGTGCCAACGCAGGTGCAGGATTTGAGGCATCGCGGGTGTTTCTATCCAAGGGTGCATCAGTGGTGATGATGAACCGCAACGCCGATAAGTCAGCCGCCGCCATCGCGACCTTGAAACAGGAATATGGCAGCGACGCTGACGTGACTTGCGTGCCCATGGACTTGGCAGTGCTGGACTCCGTGCGGGAGGCGGCAGGAGTGTTATCGCAGAAGGCTCCCCGCATCGACGCGTTCATCTGCAACGCCGCGATCGCACAAGTAGCCAAACAAGAGATCACTGTGGACGGCTTTGAGAGCCAGCTTGGTGTAAACCACTTCGGTCACTTCCTCTTGTGTGGCTTACTCTACGATCGGATCGAGCAGTCGTCGGGACGCATCGTGGTCGTCGGCAGCAATGCCTACAAAATGGGCCTGAAGAGAATTCAGTTTGAGGACCTGAACTTCGACAAGAATTACACCGCCTGGAGTTCCTACGCCCAAAGCAAACTGGCACAGATGATGTTCGCCTATGAACTGCAGCGCCGAGTCGAAGCCGCAGGAAAGAACGTGACGGTCCAGGTTTGCCATCCCGGCGCGTCACGAACCAATTTGTTGAAGGATACAGCGAGCACTCTCAACAAGATTGTCTGGTCCATACTCTCTCGCATCATCGCACAATCCGCTGAAAAGGGCTCTTGGCCCGAAGTGATGTGCGCAACAGAAGTGGAAGTGGAAGTGGAATCTAAAAAACTTTATGGCCCTACGAAACGATCAGAGATGGTCGGCCCCATCGACGAGTGCCCGTTGCATGAGTGCGTCCTGGATCGGGAAGCGGCTGCCAAACTCTGGACGCTGTCTGAGCAGAAGACATCCCTGAGCTGGTCGCCGTAA